A single genomic interval of Streptomyces graminofaciens harbors:
- a CDS encoding alkaline phosphatase D family protein, whose product MSHRPPSPLPGRRSVLRGSLAASAALALPGALGAAPALALSGRPTAGWGVQSGDVTADSGLVWVRSDRPARMIVETSATESFRGARRWHGPLLGPGTDFTGTTRLRGLPPGQQIHYRVTLADPDDPRRTGEPVTGTFRTTSVSRHRGVRFVWSGDLAGQGWGINPDFGGYRIFDAMGALDPDFFLFSGDTIYADGPVAATATLPDGSTWRNITTEEKAKVAETLAEFRGNFRYNLLDQNLKDFNARVPAIVQWDDHEVRNNWYPGQVIAATDTRYTEKSVDVLAGRAKQAFGEYLPISTLRTGAHEGRVYRVLRQGPLLDVFVLDMRTYRNANSPGTDTVDPQGILGAEQLEWLKRELARSRAVWKVIAADMPLGLVVPDNTEGRKNIEAVAQGDPGAPLGRELQIAELLRFIKHRKVTGTVWLTADVHHTSAQHYQPSRAAFTDFEPFWEFVSGPLNAGAFPAGALDKTFGPERVFVKAPTVANVSPAGGYQFFGEVDIDGHSGELTVRLREQDGTVLFTQVLQPGRVGQ is encoded by the coding sequence ATGTCACACCGTCCGCCGAGTCCCCTCCCCGGCCGTCGCAGCGTGCTGCGTGGCTCCCTCGCCGCGTCGGCGGCCCTCGCCCTGCCCGGCGCGCTCGGCGCGGCCCCGGCGCTCGCCCTGTCGGGGCGGCCCACGGCCGGGTGGGGTGTGCAGAGCGGGGATGTGACCGCCGACTCCGGCCTGGTGTGGGTGCGTTCGGACCGGCCGGCCCGGATGATCGTCGAGACCTCCGCCACCGAGTCGTTCCGGGGCGCCCGCAGATGGCACGGGCCGCTGCTCGGCCCCGGCACGGACTTCACCGGTACGACACGGCTGCGCGGCCTGCCGCCGGGGCAGCAGATCCACTACCGGGTGACCCTCGCCGACCCGGACGACCCGCGCCGCACGGGCGAACCCGTCACCGGCACGTTCCGTACGACGTCGGTTTCGCGCCACCGCGGCGTCCGCTTCGTCTGGTCGGGTGACCTGGCCGGTCAGGGCTGGGGCATCAACCCCGACTTCGGCGGCTACCGCATCTTCGACGCGATGGGCGCCCTCGACCCGGACTTCTTCCTCTTCAGCGGCGACACCATCTACGCCGACGGCCCCGTAGCCGCGACGGCCACCCTGCCCGACGGCAGCACCTGGCGGAACATCACCACCGAGGAGAAGGCCAAGGTCGCCGAGACCCTCGCCGAGTTCCGCGGCAACTTCCGCTACAACCTGCTCGACCAGAACCTCAAGGACTTCAACGCCCGCGTACCGGCGATCGTCCAGTGGGACGACCACGAGGTGCGCAACAACTGGTACCCGGGGCAGGTGATCGCCGCCACGGACACCCGCTACACGGAGAAGAGCGTCGACGTGCTCGCCGGGCGGGCCAAGCAGGCGTTCGGCGAGTACCTCCCGATCTCCACGCTGCGGACGGGCGCCCACGAGGGCCGGGTGTACCGGGTGCTGCGGCAGGGGCCGCTCCTCGACGTCTTCGTGCTGGACATGCGTACGTACCGCAACGCCAACTCGCCCGGCACCGACACCGTCGACCCGCAGGGCATCCTCGGCGCCGAGCAGCTGGAGTGGCTGAAGCGGGAGCTGGCCCGGTCGCGGGCGGTGTGGAAGGTGATCGCCGCCGACATGCCGCTCGGCCTGGTGGTCCCGGACAACACCGAGGGCAGGAAGAACATCGAGGCCGTGGCACAGGGCGACCCGGGCGCGCCGCTCGGGCGCGAGCTGCAGATCGCCGAGCTGCTGCGGTTCATCAAGCACCGCAAGGTCACCGGCACGGTGTGGCTGACGGCGGACGTGCACCACACCTCGGCGCAGCACTACCAGCCGTCGCGGGCCGCGTTCACCGACTTCGAGCCGTTCTGGGAGTTCGTGTCCGGGCCGCTCAACGCGGGCGCGTTCCCGGCGGGCGCGCTGGACAAGACCTTCGGCCCCGAGCGGGTCTTCGTGAAGGCGCCGACCGTCGCGAACGTGTCGCCCGCCGGCGGCTACCAGTTCTTCGGCGAGGTCGACATCGACGGCCACAGCGGCGAGCTGACCGTCCGGCTGCGCGAGCAGGACGGGACCGTACTGTTCACCCAGGTGTTGCAGCCTGGGCGCGTGGGACAGTGA
- a CDS encoding PLP-dependent aminotransferase family protein yields the protein MTFSGTSSAAGPEDGRGSVPWAAAWELLLPVGSAPARARGRTLQAALREAIRTGRLAAETRLPSSRELAADLGVSRGLVTEAYEQLTAEGYLRSGRGAGTWVGAAVRSAAPRARDLAPRPPGTVRADFVPGTPDLSLFPRAAWAAAQRSVLAELPHHALGYPDPRGLPRLRTALAELLARRRGVVADPERVVIVSGVAQATTLLGQVLHARGVREIGVEDPGSPEHGTLYRAAGLSVVPLPLDEEGLAIRPLGDSGVRAVVATPAHQFPSGIAYSARRRASLLDWARAVDGLVVEDDYDGDFRYDRAPVGALQGLDPERVAYTGSVSKSLAPGLRLGWLLVPGALAEEVVERKRAMDLGYPVLDQAVFARFVERGDYDRQLRRCGRVYRERRDALVAVLGDRFPGVEVTGIAAGLHVIASLPERYGPAGRFVERVGVGGVVVRVLERYGRVSGEDGRVRLVLGYAHLSPARIREGVGVMAEAIG from the coding sequence ATGACGTTTTCGGGGACCAGTTCCGCCGCCGGGCCGGAGGACGGCCGGGGCTCCGTTCCCTGGGCCGCCGCCTGGGAGTTGCTGTTGCCGGTCGGCTCGGCGCCGGCACGCGCGCGTGGGCGGACGTTGCAGGCCGCGCTGCGGGAGGCGATCCGTACAGGGCGGCTGGCGGCCGAAACCCGGCTGCCGTCGAGCCGGGAACTGGCGGCCGATCTCGGGGTGTCGCGCGGGCTGGTGACGGAGGCGTACGAGCAGCTGACGGCCGAGGGCTATCTGCGCAGCGGTCGCGGTGCCGGGACCTGGGTGGGGGCCGCCGTGCGGAGCGCAGCCCCCCGGGCGCGTGATCTCGCGCCGCGTCCCCCCGGCACCGTCCGTGCCGACTTCGTGCCCGGGACGCCGGACCTGTCGCTGTTCCCGCGTGCCGCGTGGGCGGCGGCGCAGCGCTCGGTGCTCGCGGAACTCCCGCACCACGCGCTCGGCTACCCCGATCCGCGCGGGCTGCCCCGGCTGCGTACCGCCCTCGCGGAGCTGCTCGCGCGCCGCCGGGGTGTGGTCGCCGACCCCGAGCGGGTCGTGATCGTCTCCGGGGTGGCCCAGGCGACGACACTCCTCGGGCAGGTGCTGCACGCGCGCGGGGTGCGCGAGATCGGGGTCGAGGACCCGGGCAGCCCCGAGCACGGCACCCTGTACAGGGCGGCCGGGCTCTCCGTCGTGCCGCTGCCGCTGGACGAGGAGGGGCTGGCGATACGGCCGCTAGGGGATTCGGGGGTACGGGCGGTGGTGGCCACGCCGGCCCACCAGTTCCCGTCCGGGATCGCGTACTCGGCGCGGCGGCGGGCCTCGCTGCTCGACTGGGCGCGGGCGGTGGACGGGCTTGTCGTGGAGGACGACTACGACGGGGACTTCCGCTACGACCGTGCCCCCGTGGGCGCGCTGCAGGGGCTCGACCCCGAGCGGGTCGCGTACACCGGGTCGGTGAGCAAGTCGCTCGCGCCGGGGCTGCGGCTGGGGTGGCTGTTGGTGCCGGGGGCGTTGGCGGAGGAGGTCGTGGAGCGCAAGCGGGCGATGGATCTCGGGTATCCGGTCCTCGATCAGGCGGTGTTCGCGCGGTTCGTGGAGCGGGGGGACTACGACCGGCAGTTGCGGCGGTGCGGGCGGGTGTATCGCGAGCGGCGGGATGCGCTGGTGGCGGTGTTGGGGGACCGCTTTCCCGGCGTCGAGGTGACCGGGATCGCGGCGGGGCTGCATGTCATCGCCTCGTTGCCGGAGCGGTACGGACCGGCGGGGCGGTTCGTGGAGCGGGTGGGGGTGGGCGGGGTGGTGGTGCGGGTGCTTGAGCGGTATGGGCGGGTTTCGGGTGAGGACGGGCGGGTGCGGCTGGTTCTGGGGTATGCCCATCTTTCGCCGGCGCGGATTCGGGAGGGGGTGGGGGTGATGGCGGAGGCGATCGGGTGA
- a CDS encoding alpha/beta fold hydrolase, translating into MPATVSFEVPSPLGPQTVTVSYERTGVGEPLLLLHGIGHHRQAWDPVVHILAAERDVVAVDLPGFGASPALPGGLTYDLSTTSAVFAAFCETIGLDRPHVAGNSLGGLLALELGREKLVRSVTALSPAGFWNETERRYAFGILHTMRGISKRMPLPLVEGLSRSAAGRAALTSTIYARPGRRSPEAVVAETLALAGATGFDDTLRAGGDVLFTDDIPEIPVTVAWGTRDWLLVRRQGIRAKRVIPGARLIRLPGCGHCPMNDDPALVSRVILDGSR; encoded by the coding sequence ATGCCCGCCACGGTCTCCTTCGAGGTCCCCTCCCCGCTCGGCCCGCAGACCGTGACGGTCTCCTACGAGCGCACGGGCGTCGGCGAACCGCTGCTCCTGCTGCACGGCATCGGCCACCACCGGCAGGCCTGGGACCCGGTCGTGCACATCCTGGCCGCCGAGCGCGACGTCGTCGCCGTGGACCTCCCCGGCTTCGGGGCGTCCCCGGCGCTGCCGGGCGGGCTCACCTACGACCTGTCGACGACGTCCGCGGTGTTCGCCGCGTTCTGCGAGACCATCGGGCTCGATCGGCCGCATGTCGCGGGCAACTCCCTCGGCGGTCTGCTCGCCCTGGAGCTGGGCCGCGAGAAACTCGTACGGTCCGTCACGGCCCTGTCCCCGGCCGGGTTCTGGAACGAGACCGAGCGGCGCTACGCCTTCGGCATCCTGCACACCATGCGGGGCATCTCGAAGCGGATGCCGCTGCCGCTGGTGGAGGGGCTGTCCCGGTCGGCGGCCGGCCGTGCGGCCCTGACGAGCACCATCTACGCCCGCCCGGGCCGCCGTTCACCGGAGGCGGTCGTCGCGGAGACGCTCGCGCTGGCGGGGGCCACGGGCTTCGACGACACCCTCCGGGCCGGGGGCGACGTCCTGTTCACCGACGACATCCCGGAGATCCCGGTCACCGTGGCCTGGGGCACCCGTGACTGGCTGCTGGTGCGCCGCCAGGGCATCCGCGCCAAGCGGGTCATCCCCGGGGCCCGGCTGATCCGCCTGCCCGGCTGCGGCCACTGCCCGATGAACGACGACCCGGCGCTCGTCTCCCGGGTCATCCTCGACGGCAGCCGCTGA
- a CDS encoding RNA polymerase sigma-70 factor codes for MTTDTATDVFEEHRSVLMGVAYRMLGRVADAEDVVQDAWLRWTGADREAVREPRAYLVRVTTRLAIDRLRHVQSRKEAYVGPWLPEPYVTDYTATVPDTAERAVLADSVSLAVLVVLESLSPLERAVFVLREAFGYAHADIAAMLDRTEPAVRQLAGRARKHVEERRPRYDVDPARRRDLTERFLAAAAGGDLEELMSLLAPDVRLVGDSGGLAKAPARVLETADKVGRFLHGVAGKGITAASFRFLEVNGAPALVVLSGDTVDSVLQLDIADGLVRCVYVQRNPEKLLTLSDM; via the coding sequence GTGACCACCGACACCGCGACCGACGTCTTCGAAGAGCACCGCTCCGTCCTCATGGGAGTGGCCTACCGCATGCTCGGCCGGGTCGCGGACGCGGAGGACGTGGTCCAGGACGCCTGGCTGCGCTGGACCGGCGCCGACCGCGAAGCCGTGCGCGAACCGCGCGCCTATCTGGTCCGGGTCACCACCCGCCTCGCCATCGACCGGCTGCGTCACGTCCAGTCCCGCAAGGAGGCGTACGTCGGCCCGTGGCTGCCCGAGCCGTACGTCACCGACTACACGGCCACCGTCCCGGACACCGCCGAGCGTGCCGTGCTCGCCGACAGCGTCTCGCTCGCCGTCCTCGTCGTCCTGGAGTCCCTCTCGCCCCTGGAACGCGCGGTGTTCGTGCTCCGGGAGGCCTTCGGTTACGCGCACGCCGACATCGCGGCCATGCTCGACCGCACCGAGCCCGCGGTCCGCCAACTCGCCGGCCGGGCCCGCAAGCACGTGGAGGAGCGACGGCCCCGCTACGACGTCGACCCGGCCCGACGACGCGACCTGACCGAGCGGTTCCTCGCCGCGGCGGCCGGCGGCGACCTCGAAGAACTCATGTCGCTGCTGGCCCCCGACGTCCGCCTCGTCGGCGACAGCGGCGGGCTGGCAAAAGCCCCGGCGCGCGTCCTGGAGACCGCCGACAAGGTGGGCCGGTTCCTGCACGGGGTCGCGGGCAAGGGCATCACGGCCGCGTCGTTCCGCTTCCTGGAGGTCAACGGCGCCCCGGCGCTGGTTGTCCTGTCCGGCGACACGGTCGACAGCGTGCTCCAGCTCGACATCGCCGACGGCCTCGTCCGGTGCGTCTACGTCCAGCGCAACCCGGAGAAGCTGCTCACCTTGTCCGATATGTAG
- a CDS encoding GntR family transcriptional regulator — MGTQQLETVPEPKYWHLRTVLTEALDSEFSVGEILPNERDLAARFGVARATLRQALEQLELEGRLQRRRGVGTTVAPPRVGVAVGTEQHAWPGTVGDAWQAVDSALAAPPVAVADILESVHGEQVHVVRRSRMSHGQPVAAELLYVPAASVPALSAIDAPSGAARARAVLRELQRLELEGQDRSVELGSARAEDARELDRLPGAPVLVVTTRFFAGGRTAAVSTATYRADTCRLTFGDSGGVEIHHGPERRAS, encoded by the coding sequence GTGGGGACCCAGCAGCTCGAAACGGTGCCGGAACCAAAGTACTGGCACCTGAGGACCGTACTCACAGAGGCATTGGACTCCGAGTTCTCGGTGGGGGAGATCCTGCCCAACGAGCGTGATCTGGCGGCCCGTTTCGGTGTCGCCCGCGCCACGCTCCGCCAGGCTCTGGAACAGCTCGAACTGGAAGGCCGGCTCCAGCGCCGCCGAGGCGTCGGCACGACCGTCGCCCCGCCGCGCGTGGGCGTCGCCGTCGGCACCGAACAGCACGCCTGGCCGGGCACGGTCGGCGACGCCTGGCAGGCGGTGGACTCCGCCCTCGCGGCTCCGCCCGTGGCGGTCGCCGACATCCTGGAGAGCGTGCACGGCGAGCAGGTGCACGTGGTGCGCCGCTCCCGCATGTCCCACGGCCAGCCCGTCGCCGCCGAGCTGCTCTATGTCCCGGCGGCCTCGGTGCCCGCCCTCTCCGCCATAGACGCGCCCTCCGGTGCCGCACGCGCGCGTGCCGTGCTCCGCGAGCTGCAGCGGCTGGAGCTGGAGGGCCAGGACCGCTCGGTGGAGCTGGGCTCGGCCCGCGCGGAGGACGCCAGGGAACTCGACCGGCTGCCCGGCGCGCCCGTCCTCGTCGTCACCACCCGCTTCTTCGCGGGGGGCCGCACGGCCGCTGTCTCGACGGCCACGTACCGCGCTGACACGTGCCGCCTGACGTTCGGCGACTCGGGCGGCGTCGAGATCCACCACGGCCCGGAGCGCCGCGCGTCCTGA
- a CDS encoding ROK family transcriptional regulator, which translates to MGQLTGGDPSLLRRINSAVVLHALRATDCATLTEITTVTGLSRPTVEGVVEGLIEAGLVVEKAAEEGAARKQGRPARRFRFRAEAGHLLGLDVGSHRVTALLADLDGRVLGSLSKDVSEKAPADERLDRLRSTVAELLRRAGVARDSLRAVGVGSPGIVEADGTVRLGTALPEWTGLNLGERLSRSFKCPVLVENDANAAAVAEHWKGAASESDDMVFVLAGLSPGAGALIGGRLHRGYGGAAGEIGALHLLGREATPEALLSTTGEPLHPLDEQAVAEVFRHARDGEGRAREAVERFIQRLVHDVAALVLALDPELVVVGGWATGIDDVLDPLRHELARYCLRPPRVALSQLGEAAVATGALRLALDHVEEQLFAVESTVTARR; encoded by the coding sequence TTGGGGCAGCTGACCGGCGGGGACCCCTCTCTGCTGCGCAGGATCAACTCGGCGGTGGTGCTGCACGCCCTGCGGGCCACCGACTGCGCGACGCTCACCGAGATCACGACCGTGACCGGGCTGTCCCGGCCCACCGTCGAGGGTGTGGTCGAGGGGCTGATCGAGGCCGGGCTCGTGGTGGAGAAGGCCGCCGAGGAGGGTGCCGCCCGGAAGCAGGGGCGGCCCGCGCGGAGGTTCCGTTTCCGGGCCGAGGCGGGCCATCTGCTGGGCCTGGACGTCGGCTCGCACCGGGTGACCGCGCTGCTCGCGGACCTGGACGGGCGGGTGCTCGGCTCGCTGTCGAAGGACGTCTCCGAGAAGGCACCGGCGGACGAGCGGCTGGACCGGCTGCGCTCCACGGTCGCCGAGCTGCTGCGGCGGGCCGGGGTCGCCCGCGATTCGCTGCGCGCGGTCGGGGTGGGCAGCCCCGGCATCGTCGAGGCCGACGGCACCGTCCGGCTGGGCACGGCCCTGCCGGAGTGGACGGGCCTGAACCTGGGCGAGCGGCTGAGCCGCTCCTTCAAGTGTCCGGTCCTGGTCGAGAACGACGCCAACGCGGCCGCGGTCGCCGAACACTGGAAGGGCGCGGCCAGCGAGTCCGACGACATGGTGTTCGTGCTGGCCGGGTTGAGCCCGGGCGCCGGTGCGCTGATCGGCGGGCGGCTGCACCGGGGCTACGGCGGCGCGGCCGGGGAGATCGGCGCGCTGCATCTGCTGGGCCGGGAGGCCACCCCGGAGGCACTGCTGTCGACCACGGGCGAGCCCCTGCATCCGCTGGACGAGCAGGCGGTCGCCGAGGTCTTCCGGCATGCGCGCGACGGCGAGGGGCGGGCCCGGGAGGCCGTGGAGCGGTTCATCCAGCGCCTCGTGCACGACGTGGCGGCGCTCGTGCTGGCCCTCGACCCCGAGCTCGTGGTCGTGGGCGGCTGGGCCACCGGCATCGACGACGTCCTCGACCCGCTCCGGCACGAGCTGGCGCGCTACTGTCTGCGCCCGCCCCGGGTCGCCCTGTCCCAGCTGGGCGAGGCTGCCGTCGCGACCGGCGCGCTTCGGCTCGCGCTCGACCACGTCGAGGAGCAGCTGTTCGCGGTGGAAAGCACGGTCACGGCCCGCCGCTGA
- a CDS encoding response regulator transcription factor, with amino-acid sequence MPPITVLLVDDEPLVRAGLRVVLEAQGDIEVVGEAADGAAVIPLVRQLRPDVVAMDVRMPLMDGLEATRAVLRTVPEPPKILVVTTFENDEYVYEALRAGADGFLLKRARPAEIVHAVRLVAEGESLLFPASVRQLAAEYGEGGGNRAARAAMERAALTEREAEVLRLMARGLSNAEIAARLVVGTETVKSHVSAVLAKLGARDRTQAVIAAYESGFVAPG; translated from the coding sequence ATGCCCCCGATCACCGTTCTCCTCGTCGATGACGAACCCCTCGTGCGTGCCGGTCTGCGGGTCGTGTTGGAGGCTCAGGGCGACATCGAGGTCGTCGGGGAGGCGGCCGATGGGGCCGCGGTGATTCCGCTGGTGCGGCAGTTGCGGCCGGACGTCGTGGCCATGGACGTACGAATGCCGCTCATGGACGGGCTCGAGGCGACGCGCGCGGTGCTGCGGACCGTGCCCGAGCCGCCCAAGATCCTCGTTGTCACGACCTTCGAGAACGACGAGTACGTGTACGAGGCGCTGCGCGCGGGCGCCGACGGGTTTCTGCTGAAGCGGGCCCGGCCGGCCGAGATCGTGCACGCCGTGCGGCTCGTCGCGGAGGGCGAGTCGCTGCTGTTTCCGGCTTCGGTACGCCAGTTGGCTGCCGAGTACGGCGAGGGCGGCGGGAACCGGGCGGCGCGGGCCGCCATGGAGCGGGCCGCGCTGACCGAGCGCGAGGCGGAGGTGCTGCGCCTGATGGCCCGGGGGCTGTCGAACGCGGAGATCGCCGCGCGGCTGGTCGTCGGCACCGAGACGGTGAAGTCACACGTCAGCGCCGTACTGGCGAAGCTCGGGGCACGCGACCGTACACAGGCGGTGATCGCGGCGTACGAGTCGGGGTTCGTGGCGCCCGGCTGA
- a CDS encoding sensor histidine kinase, whose amino-acid sequence MARFLRPLIRGTTYTRLVHLWVPMLIVSVWMYIMPTRPWVPALFLVPIGLIPAVRLGEGVQARLLLTPGEDEGSGISVEPSATWRDRFRTVLWLEVRMLLGTLASAATAWMPILTYDLTATALGHEPTGNIVWKGAEPHWAYGLLAPVPLVVMCVGVVGLGELITLCARRLLGPSAAERLAALEERTEQLLERNRIARELHDSIGHALTVAVIQAGAARAAGDPEFTDRALTAIEDTGRAALEDLERVLGVLREADRPASSRPTLTEADRLLESARSSGTRVDAELSGPLETLPGPVSREGYRILQESLTNVLRHAGGVPVRVRIAVAEDTLGLEVRNPLTAEIPGPGRGSGLRGIRERAALLGGRARTGPDGGDWQVHVELPLG is encoded by the coding sequence ATGGCCCGCTTCCTGCGCCCGTTGATCCGGGGGACGACGTACACACGGCTGGTGCACCTGTGGGTGCCGATGCTGATCGTGAGCGTGTGGATGTACATCATGCCCACGCGGCCTTGGGTGCCCGCGCTGTTCCTGGTCCCGATCGGCCTGATCCCCGCCGTGCGGCTGGGCGAGGGAGTGCAGGCCCGGCTGCTTCTGACGCCGGGTGAGGACGAGGGCTCGGGGATCTCCGTCGAGCCGTCGGCGACCTGGCGGGACCGGTTCCGTACGGTGCTGTGGCTGGAAGTGCGGATGCTGCTCGGGACGTTGGCCTCTGCCGCCACTGCCTGGATGCCGATCCTCACCTACGACCTGACCGCGACGGCGCTCGGGCACGAGCCGACGGGCAACATCGTGTGGAAAGGTGCGGAGCCGCATTGGGCGTACGGCCTCCTGGCTCCGGTCCCCCTCGTCGTGATGTGCGTCGGCGTCGTCGGCCTCGGCGAGCTGATCACCCTGTGCGCCCGTCGGCTGCTCGGCCCTTCGGCCGCCGAGCGGCTCGCCGCGCTGGAGGAGCGGACCGAGCAGCTGCTGGAACGCAACCGCATCGCCCGGGAGTTGCACGACTCCATAGGGCACGCGCTGACGGTGGCGGTGATACAGGCAGGGGCCGCCCGGGCGGCGGGGGACCCTGAGTTCACCGACCGCGCCCTGACGGCCATCGAGGACACAGGCCGGGCCGCGCTGGAGGACCTGGAGCGGGTGCTCGGTGTGCTGCGTGAGGCCGACCGCCCCGCGAGCAGCCGGCCGACACTCACCGAGGCCGACCGGCTGCTGGAGTCCGCCCGCTCGTCCGGCACCAGGGTCGACGCCGAGTTGTCCGGCCCGTTGGAGACGCTCCCGGGCCCGGTGTCCCGCGAGGGGTACCGCATTCTCCAGGAGTCCCTCACCAACGTGCTGCGCCACGCGGGCGGCGTCCCCGTCCGGGTCCGGATCGCGGTGGCGGAGGACACGCTGGGCCTGGAGGTCCGCAACCCCCTGACGGCCGAGATACCCGGGCCCGGCCGGGGCAGCGGCCTGCGGGGCATACGCGAGCGGGCGGCCCTTCTGGGCGGTCGCGCGCGAACCGGCCCGGACGGGGGCGACTGGCAGGTGCATGTGGAGCTGCCGCTCGGTTGA
- a CDS encoding ABC transporter ATP-binding protein produces the protein MTSIDVKDLTKEYGSTRAVDHLTFRVEPGRVTGFLGPNGAGKSTTMRLVLGLDRPTSGTATVGGRPYATLDEPLRHVGALLDAQAAHGSRTARDHLRALAASNRIGSGRVDEVLERTGLGSVARRRVKTYSLGMRQRLGIAAALLGDPPVILLDEPSNGLDPEGIIWIRELLRGLAREGRTVLVSSHLMNETASFADHLVVLGRGRLLADTPMRDFIDARVQPRVRIRTTDGQALAGLLKRHGHEAAESEDGRWTVHHARVEDIGRLVSGAGLPILELTAEEGTLEQAYLDLTASEAEFTATTTETPPTPASPTHSQEA, from the coding sequence ATGACCAGCATCGACGTCAAGGACCTCACCAAGGAGTACGGCAGCACCAGAGCCGTGGACCACCTCACCTTCCGCGTGGAACCCGGCCGCGTCACCGGCTTCCTCGGCCCCAACGGCGCCGGAAAGTCCACCACCATGCGGCTCGTCCTCGGCCTGGACCGGCCGACCTCCGGCACCGCCACCGTCGGCGGCCGCCCGTACGCCACACTCGACGAACCCCTGCGTCACGTGGGCGCCCTGCTCGACGCGCAGGCCGCGCACGGCTCCCGGACCGCCCGCGACCATCTGCGCGCCCTCGCGGCGAGCAACCGCATCGGGTCCGGCCGTGTCGACGAGGTCCTGGAGCGGACCGGCCTGGGCTCGGTCGCACGACGCCGCGTGAAGACCTACTCCCTCGGTATGCGCCAGCGCCTCGGCATCGCGGCGGCGCTCCTCGGCGACCCGCCCGTCATCCTCCTCGACGAGCCGTCCAACGGCCTGGATCCCGAAGGGATCATCTGGATACGGGAGCTGCTGCGCGGCCTCGCCCGGGAGGGCCGCACGGTCCTGGTCTCCAGCCACCTCATGAACGAGACCGCCTCCTTCGCCGACCACCTGGTCGTCCTCGGCCGGGGCCGCCTCCTCGCCGACACCCCCATGCGGGACTTCATCGACGCGCGCGTGCAGCCCCGCGTACGGATCCGCACCACGGACGGCCAGGCGCTCGCCGGTCTGCTGAAGCGCCACGGCCACGAGGCCGCCGAGAGCGAGGACGGCCGCTGGACCGTGCACCACGCGCGCGTGGAGGACATCGGCCGCCTCGTCTCCGGTGCGGGCCTGCCGATCCTCGAACTGACAGCGGAGGAGGGCACGTTGGAACAGGCCTATCTGGACCTGACGGCCTCGGAGGCCGAGTTCACCGCAACCACGACCGAGACTCCACCCACACCCGCGTCCCCCACCCACTCCCAGGAGGCCTGA
- a CDS encoding ABC transporter permease, which translates to MAFAPVLHSEWLKVRTLRSMTWALGAVVLATAAFSALAGLDSDGDDFDPLFSVFFGVNFGQIAAIAFGATAFSTEFHGGALRLSLAAVPHRGRWFTAKAVAIGVPALTVGLVTGLVSLVVGKAVLGDRASGVSLAEGLRGAVGTGVYLALMALFAAGLTALLRSGVATLSILVPFLLIVSFVVGGVSGSAADFLPDKAGQVILHETSDGALGPWSGLAVTALWAAGALAAGAWSVRRRDA; encoded by the coding sequence ATGGCGTTCGCCCCCGTACTCCACTCCGAGTGGCTCAAGGTCCGTACCCTGCGGTCGATGACGTGGGCCCTCGGCGCCGTAGTCCTCGCCACCGCGGCCTTCTCCGCACTCGCCGGGCTCGACTCCGACGGCGACGACTTCGACCCGCTCTTCTCGGTGTTCTTCGGCGTCAACTTCGGCCAGATCGCGGCGATCGCCTTCGGTGCGACGGCCTTCTCCACCGAGTTCCATGGCGGTGCCCTGAGACTCTCGCTGGCCGCCGTCCCCCACCGGGGCCGGTGGTTCACCGCCAAGGCGGTCGCGATCGGCGTACCGGCCCTGACCGTCGGCCTGGTCACCGGCCTGGTGAGCCTGGTCGTCGGAAAGGCCGTCCTCGGCGACAGGGCGAGCGGTGTCTCCCTGGCCGAAGGCCTGCGCGGCGCCGTCGGAACCGGCGTCTACCTCGCCCTGATGGCCCTGTTCGCCGCCGGTCTCACCGCCCTGCTGCGCAGCGGGGTCGCCACCCTGAGCATCCTGGTCCCGTTCCTGCTCATCGTGTCGTTCGTCGTCGGCGGCGTCTCGGGTTCGGCCGCCGACTTCCTGCCGGACAAGGCGGGCCAGGTGATCCTCCACGAGACCTCCGACGGCGCCCTCGGCCCCTGGAGCGGCCTCGCGGTGACCGCGCTGTGGGCGGCGGGCGCACTGGCGGCGGGAGCGTGGAGCGTACGGCGCCGGGACGCGTGA